A stretch of DNA from Cryptomeria japonica chromosome 4, Sugi_1.0, whole genome shotgun sequence:
AACAACTCCTATGttagcttcaaaatttgaaaaaatgacAACAAGATCACAAGCAAAAGTGAATTATGCATTAATGACTCAAGTCATGGAAAATAATGAGCCATAAACATttaagcaagatcaagaaaaggaaGATTGGATTGAAGAAATGAATAGTAAAATAGAAATAATTGAAAGGAATGACACATGGGATTTGGTTGAGTTACCTCCTGGTAAGGAAGTTAGTGGTACAAGGTGGGTGTACAAAACCAAGTACAAATCTAATGGaaacattggaaaatataaggTTAGATTGGTAGAAAAAGGGTACACTCAATAGGAAGGTATTGATTACactgaaacatttgcacctgtggcACGGATGGATACTATCAATTTGGTTTTGGCTTTGGTAGCTCAACAGAGTTGgatagtttatcaaatggatgtaaagagtgATTTCTTGAATGGATATATTGATGATGAAGTGTATTTTTCACACCTAAAGGTCTTGAAATACCTTCTAAAGAAGATTATGTTTACAAATTAAAGAAAGTCTTGTATGGTCTCAAGCAGggaccaagagcatggtattcaaggataGACTCATACCTTCAACAAAAAGGTTTTTCAAGAAGTCAATCAGATCCAAATCTTTATATTAAAAGATCACCTAAGGATATTTTTATCGTAGTTCTATATGTTGATAATCTTATCTACACAAGGGAATAATTCAACTTTATTTGTAGAGTTTAGAGAAGCTATGATTGCTAAATTTAAAATGATAGATTTGGGACAAATGCATTACTCTCTTTGTATGGAAGTATGGAAAAGCAAAGATGAAATATTCATGTCTTACAAAAAATATGTTTTAGATATTCTACCAAAATTTTAGATGAAGAGTTGCAAACCAATTTCAACACCTATTGAAGCTGGACTTAAATTGTCTAACTTAGATGTGTCAGATCCAGTGGATCCCACTCTATATAGAGAACTGATTGGAAGTTTGATGTACTTAACTATTGCTCATCCAGATATCACATATGCAGTGAGCTTGGTATCTAGGTTCATgtcaaatcctaaggaaacacattggAGTGCAGCCAAAAGGATTCTCAAAAATATTAGAGGGACATTGAGTTACGGTCTCAAATTTCAGCATTGAGAGGATAGCAAGTTAGTTGGATATATAGATTTAGATTGGTTAGGTTCAACAgatgatcgaaagtctacttctagttacacTTTTAGTCTTGGTTCCACAATATTCTCTTGGAAGTCCAAGAAACAACCAATTTTATCACTCTCTACAACAGGAGCCAAATACAAAGTTGCAACATTAGTAGCTTGTCAGATTGTGTGGTTAAGAAGACTACTAGAAAATTTACAGTAAATACAGAATGAACCTACCTTGTTGTACCGTGACAACAAGAGTGCTATACAAATGACAAATAATCATGTTTGTTCAACATGGCTTGATAGAGATTGTGTACTGTAGTATAGAAGATCagatagtagatatcttcacaaagcctttaTCTCGTGGAAGGTTCCAGCAGCTCAGAGGTTTACTTCAAGTTCTTCCTAATGGTCATTATGGGGGAGAATCACAACAATAAATATCTTGTAGACATATTTGACATTATTGTAATGCCCATTGGGCTCATTAACTATGTAGTTTCCTTTCTTGACTTTCTTGTATGCATTTACTTATGCAGTTGTATTATTCCAATGAATATGGTTGTGTACCATTATGTCACCTCTCTTCTTATTTTCTATATAATAGATGCCTTGCCTTTCATTACATCAAGGCAATTTGggcttttgcatttttttttgtgtaGTGATTAGGAAATCACCATTGTTTTGCCTTTAGATATTTCAAACAAGTCATCTTAAAtggaattaatttttttaatgacaTTGTATTAATTTAACTAACATAActcttaaatttttattattaaactaatcaattaaataatatcaTAAGAACACTTAAGAAATCCCCAAGAAAATAttgtttattaaaatttaaaatcaatgtTTTTATCTTGGTGGTTAAATTCACAATGGAATCTTGATCTTTGTCTTACTAGATGATCTATTCTTAATAGGTGACCTATTCTTATTAAGTGAGACTTATTGTATAAAACCATTATTTTTCTTGtacaataaataaaaaaaattctaacataaaaaacttatcattgacaaaaatgaacaaaacaatcaaaacaaaaaaaattaaatatttagataattataatttgattgttattaatatattatataatatattataattaaaatgaTATACATCTACCATTTGTCTCACTTTTCTTATTCACACATTCTTATATAATTGTCTCATACTgagatttattcttttatttaaaaaaaacatatactAGTGGAAAGAAAGAGAATGTCAAGAGAAAACACACTGAAAACGAAGAAACTTGAAAGAAAGCCTTCAACTTAAAAGACAACTTTTTCTCTCACGTACCATCAAACAACCTATCTAATCGGTAATTGACAATTAGAGGTCCCACCCGAATTAGGTTTTTGAAAAGATGGCGAATATTTCAGCCACCTACCATTAGAACCAAAATGAATATTTCAGCTACCCACCTTTAGAAGCAAAATGCTAGTTTCAATCTTTTTCCTGTAGAACTTGACGTTGACTAATTTCTCCGTGAACTTTTCGAGCCATTATCCTCCCAGGCTTACGCGGTTTCAGCTCCTCTGTTAATCTTTAAGAAAAACATACATTTCATAGTGTTTATTACAGGTCTATTCGTTTCCTGCATTTGTTGATAACTCAGTAAGTATGAAGACCCACAAGGCGGAAATGGGAACTAACAGTGCACTACCATACATGCTCTTCGCTCTTACTGTAATAACTATAGTTCACAACTGTGACGAGTGCACTGCTGGTAGGGGAGATACTCTTTCCTTGGGTGATTCCTTAACGGGAAATcagaaaataatttcaaagaatGGAACATTTGAAATGGGATTCTTCAATCCAGATGGAACGGATAACTGGTACATTGGTATCTGGTATGGTAAAGTGGCAGAGAGGACGATTGTTTGGGTTGCTAACAGAGACAGACCCGCAAAGAAGAGGCCCGGCGTTTTGATGCTGTCCAGACAAGGTAGTATGGGACTGTTTGACGCAGAGAATGTGTCCCTTTGGTCGGCCAACATCTCGGACAAGGCTTCCCGGGCTGTGATATTAGAATCTGGGAACTTTTTAATGGTGAGCGATGGCAATAAATCCGAGACTGTTTGGCAGAGTTTCGACCATCCCGTGGATACCTGGTTGCCTGAGATGAAGGTCGGCGGAAGGAAAGAGTTAGTCTGTTGGAAGAACTCGTTGGATCCAGCTCCGGGGCTTTTTTCTAAAGGGATAGATCCATCAGGGATAAGACAGTTTGTGCTAATATGGAACAATTCTGTACAGTATTGGGAGAGCGGCGTTTGGGATGGTGAAGGTTTCAGTAGAATTCCGGAAATGAAATTGAACGACTTGTTCAATTACAAGGCTGAAAATACTACTTCTGGTTTCTATATCAGTTATGAATTGAGGCCTCCTGTCAATGTGCTCACACGTTTCGTCCTTCAGAAATCCGGAGTATTGCAATTATATGCTTTGTTTGATAACACTAATTGGAGTGTGGTCTGGTCTCAACCAACAGATGAATGCAGCGTATATAGTATCTGTGGCGCTAACGGAAACTGCAACTCCAACAATGTACAGTTTTGTAGTTGCGTGGAAGGTTTTATGCCCAGAGACAATCGCTCCTGGAATTTGCAAGATTGGTCGTCAAGTGGTTGTGTTCGAAAGAACCCCTTAAACTGCGATCCCAAAAATGGTAGCTCTGACAGATTCACGGGCTACAGCGTAATGTTGCCTGTTAATCAGGCCTTTAAATACCCTGCAAGGTCAAATGAAGATTGCGAGAAGGCGTGCCTCAAGAACTGCTCCTGCAATGCGTTTTCTTTCATTGGACCTTCAGGAACATGCCAAACATGGTCCGGGAATCTGATAAATATGCACACTTCTCCATCCAAAAGCAGTTCAGATGTCTTCATTCGATTAGCTGCCTCTCCACTTTCGAAGTTCGATCATAAACTGTCCTCCTCCAGACGCAAAACAGCTGT
This window harbors:
- the LOC131041458 gene encoding G-type lectin S-receptor-like serine/threonine-protein kinase At2g19130, producing the protein MKTHKAEMGTNSALPYMLFALTVITIVHNCDECTAGRGDTLSLGDSLTGNQKIISKNGTFEMGFFNPDGTDNWYIGIWYGKVAERTIVWVANRDRPAKKRPGVLMLSRQGSMGLFDAENVSLWSANISDKASRAVILESGNFLMVSDGNKSETVWQSFDHPVDTWLPEMKVGGRKELVCWKNSLDPAPGLFSKGIDPSGIRQFVLIWNNSVQYWESGVWDGEGFSRIPEMKLNDLFNYKAENTTSGFYISYELRPPVNVLTRFVLQKSGVLQLYALFDNTNWSVVWSQPTDECSVYSICGANGNCNSNNVQFCSCVEGFMPRDNRSWNLQDWSSSGCVRKNPLNCDPKNGSSDRFTGYSVMLPVNQAFKYPARSNEDCEKACLKNCSCNAFSFIGPSGTCQTWSGNLINMHTSPSKSSSDVFIRLAASPLSKFDHKLSSSRRKTAVSIMGAVLAIVSTLTIAICVFSFSMWRSQRLLLMQMRADSSNSFLRVFSYKELKIATRNFGSELGSGGFGSVFKGTLTDGTLVAVKKLDDSREDEKQFRAEISSLGNIQHVNLIRLRGFCAEGSQRLLVYDYMPNGSLNSLLFSSNNQSKRKLLDWKTRFQIALGIARGLFYLHEKCRECIIHNDVKPENILLDSEFSPKLADFGMAKLVGRDFSRVLTTMRGTRGYLAPEWLWGLPITPKVDVYSYGKTLLEIISGRRNLDTSVQDSKKHYFPTWAAAQIYQGNIIDIVEEGVELAEADIEEARRAIVVGLLCIEEDENVRPRMGQVVRMLEGKMELPSPQTPSDSDGDAVACNNPSEDAL